The following are encoded together in the Bacillus sp. V2I10 genome:
- a CDS encoding YaiI/YqxD family protein produces MQIIVDADACPVKKEIADLAAHYQINVLFVASYNHKTSNTYGYDWVYVDTGKESADLYIVNHSYRHDLVVTQDIGLAGLLLKKGVRVMTPRGKQYTEENIEMALEFRYLSAKERRGGKHTKGPKKFTQSDRDSFIFTLEKILSKDAGISG; encoded by the coding sequence ATGCAGATAATTGTCGATGCAGATGCCTGTCCTGTTAAAAAGGAAATCGCTGATCTAGCTGCCCATTATCAAATCAACGTCCTGTTTGTTGCGTCTTATAACCATAAAACATCAAATACATACGGATATGATTGGGTTTATGTGGACACCGGCAAAGAATCTGCTGATTTATACATCGTTAATCATTCTTATCGTCATGATCTGGTTGTGACGCAGGATATTGGTCTTGCAGGTCTGCTGCTGAAAAAAGGGGTTAGAGTCATGACACCCCGGGGTAAACAGTATACAGAAGAAAATATTGAGATGGCGCTTGAGTTCAGGTATCTTTCTGCGAAAGAACGCCGAGGCGGAAAGCATACAAAAGGCCCCAAAAAGTTTACCCAATCAGACAGAGACAGCTTTATTTTCACACTGGAAAAGATTTTGTCGAAAGATGCAGGAATTAGTGGTTAA
- the dnaG gene encoding DNA primase has product MGNRIPDEIIDKIQQSADIVDVVSEYVQLKKQGRNHFGLCPFHGEKSPSFSVSHDKQIYHCFGCGAGGNVFSFLMQIEGYSFVEAASALAEKLHIDLPDQLNAVQPKDANSDDEKMIEAHELLKKFYHHLLVNTKEGQAAFDYLTARGFTKETIEQFEIGYALDSWDFVAKFLTKRGYDPQMMEKAGLLVKKSSSDGYLDRFRNRIMFPILDHTGRTIAFSGRVLGKEQPKFLNSPETPIFNKSKVLYNFHQARVHIRKNQQVVLFEGFADVISAVRSDVQHSIATMGTSLTEAQAKIIKRNAGDVIICYDSDSAGLEATLRASKTLAAAGCKMRVAALPDGTDPDDYIRTFGAEKFKKDVIGASITLMAFKMQVFRKGKNLQDEGQRLQYIEDILKELSLLENPVEIELYLKQLSGEFSLSMDVLKNQIKDKRSGQKPERKKEQQSAPVQHVMKPKQRRLLPAFHNAERLLIAHMLRNRDIAQKVLDRIGLQFNIEEHRAIITYLYAYYEDGNEANVSSFLRKLPDNQLHQFVSDIAMLSVNEEISERELSDYIKQVLNHQNWLMIKEKEAEKHEAERQKDFVKAANIAMEVIRLKRDLK; this is encoded by the coding sequence ATGGGAAATCGAATTCCCGATGAAATAATCGATAAGATTCAGCAATCGGCAGACATCGTTGATGTTGTCAGTGAATATGTTCAATTGAAGAAGCAGGGAAGAAATCATTTTGGGCTATGCCCATTTCATGGCGAAAAATCACCATCGTTCTCCGTTTCACATGATAAGCAGATCTACCATTGCTTTGGATGTGGCGCCGGCGGGAACGTCTTTTCATTCTTGATGCAAATTGAAGGCTATTCATTTGTTGAAGCAGCTTCGGCACTCGCTGAAAAACTGCATATTGATCTTCCGGATCAGCTTAACGCAGTTCAGCCAAAAGATGCAAACAGCGATGATGAAAAAATGATCGAAGCACATGAACTGCTGAAGAAGTTTTATCATCATTTACTTGTAAACACAAAAGAAGGGCAAGCTGCCTTCGATTATTTAACAGCAAGAGGGTTTACCAAAGAAACAATTGAACAGTTCGAAATTGGCTATGCGCTTGATTCCTGGGATTTCGTCGCCAAGTTTTTGACAAAACGGGGTTACGATCCTCAGATGATGGAAAAAGCAGGTCTGCTTGTTAAGAAAAGCTCCTCTGATGGGTATCTGGACCGTTTTCGCAATCGGATTATGTTTCCTATCCTTGACCATACTGGCCGGACCATTGCATTTTCAGGTAGGGTGCTTGGAAAAGAACAGCCTAAATTCCTTAATAGTCCCGAAACACCTATTTTTAACAAAAGCAAAGTTCTTTATAATTTTCATCAAGCAAGAGTACATATACGAAAAAATCAGCAAGTTGTCTTATTTGAAGGTTTTGCAGATGTTATTTCTGCTGTACGTTCAGATGTGCAGCATTCGATTGCAACGATGGGAACATCACTGACAGAAGCTCAGGCAAAAATCATCAAAAGAAACGCCGGAGATGTTATAATCTGTTATGATTCTGATTCTGCAGGACTTGAAGCAACATTAAGAGCTTCTAAAACACTTGCTGCTGCCGGCTGCAAAATGAGAGTTGCCGCGCTGCCTGATGGAACAGACCCTGATGACTACATCCGAACATTCGGAGCAGAAAAGTTCAAAAAAGATGTAATAGGGGCAAGCATTACGTTAATGGCTTTTAAAATGCAGGTTTTCCGCAAAGGAAAAAATCTTCAAGATGAAGGACAAAGACTGCAGTATATAGAAGACATACTGAAAGAACTCAGCCTCCTTGAAAATCCAGTGGAAATCGAACTGTATTTAAAACAGCTGTCCGGAGAATTTTCATTATCGATGGATGTTCTGAAGAATCAAATCAAGGATAAAAGATCAGGCCAAAAGCCTGAACGGAAAAAGGAGCAGCAGAGCGCTCCTGTCCAGCATGTGATGAAACCTAAGCAAAGAAGGCTTCTCCCGGCATTTCATAATGCTGAAAGACTTCTTATAGCGCATATGCTGCGCAATAGGGACATTGCACAAAAAGTGCTTGACCGTATAGGACTTCAATTCAATATAGAAGAGCACAGAGCGATAATTACGTACTTATATGCTTATTACGAAGATGGAAATGAAGCAAATGTCAGCTCGTTTCTGAGAAAACTGCCTGACAATCAGCTTCATCAGTTTGTTTCAGATATAGCTATGCTCTCGGTAAACGAAGAAATATCTGAGCGGGAGCTGTCAGATTATATTAAACAGGTGTTGAATCACCAAAATTGGTTAATGATAAAAGAAAAAGAAGCTGAAAAGCATGAAGCAGAGCGTCAAAAGGATTTCGTCAAAGCTGCCAATATCGCCATGGAAGTCATAAGGCTTAAGCGCGATCTTAAATGA
- the rpoD gene encoding RNA polymerase sigma factor RpoD codes for MADKQTHDSELTLEQAKDQLTEIGKKRGVLTYEEIAERMSGFEIESDQMDEYYEYLGEQGVELVGDNESTDDPNIQQLAKEEEFDLNDLSVPPGVKINDPVRMYLKEIGRVDLLTADEEIKLANRIEEGDEEAKRRLAEANLRLVVSIAKRYVGRGMLFLDLIQEGNMGLMKAVEKFDYRKGFKFSTYATWWIRQAITRAIADQARTIRIPVHMVETINKLIRVQRQLLQDLGREPSPEEIAEDMDLTPDKVREILKIAQEPVSLETPIGEEDDSHLGDFIEDQDATSPSEHAAYELLKEQLEDVLDTLTDREENVLRLRFGLDDGRTRTLEEVGKVFGVTRERIRQIEAKALRKLRHPSRSKRLKDFLE; via the coding sequence ATGGCTGATAAACAAACCCATGATTCTGAATTGACATTGGAACAAGCAAAAGACCAATTAACTGAAATCGGAAAAAAACGTGGAGTTTTAACATACGAAGAGATTGCTGAGCGCATGTCTGGCTTCGAAATTGAATCAGACCAAATGGATGAGTATTATGAATACCTTGGCGAGCAGGGCGTTGAATTAGTTGGTGATAATGAATCGACTGATGATCCTAATATACAGCAGCTGGCGAAGGAAGAAGAATTTGATCTAAATGATTTAAGCGTGCCTCCAGGTGTTAAGATCAATGACCCTGTGCGTATGTATCTGAAAGAAATAGGCCGGGTAGATCTTTTAACTGCAGATGAAGAAATTAAGCTTGCAAACCGCATTGAAGAAGGCGATGAAGAAGCGAAGAGAAGACTCGCAGAAGCCAACCTTCGTCTTGTTGTAAGTATCGCTAAAAGATATGTCGGCCGTGGAATGCTGTTTTTGGATCTTATACAAGAAGGCAATATGGGCTTAATGAAAGCTGTAGAGAAGTTCGATTACCGCAAAGGATTTAAATTCAGTACCTATGCTACTTGGTGGATTCGCCAGGCTATAACAAGAGCCATAGCTGATCAGGCAAGAACCATTCGTATTCCGGTACACATGGTTGAGACAATAAATAAATTGATTCGTGTTCAGCGTCAGCTTCTTCAGGATTTAGGACGTGAACCATCTCCGGAAGAAATTGCAGAAGATATGGATTTAACTCCTGATAAAGTAAGAGAGATTCTAAAAATTGCACAAGAACCGGTATCTCTTGAAACGCCAATTGGTGAAGAAGATGATTCACATCTTGGAGATTTTATTGAGGATCAAGATGCAACTTCTCCTTCCGAACATGCTGCTTACGAGCTGTTAAAAGAACAGCTTGAAGATGTACTGGATACATTGACTGACCGTGAAGAAAACGTTCTGCGTCTTCGTTTCGGACTGGATGACGGCCGTACAAGAACACTTGAAGAAGTAGGGAAAGTGTTTGGCGTTACTAGAGAACGCATCCGTCAAATTGAAGCAAAGGCACTTCGTAAGCTGCGCCACCCAAGCAGAAGCAAACGATTAAAAGACTTTTTAGAATAG
- a CDS encoding acyl-CoA dehydrogenase family protein produces the protein MNFELSQEQRMIQKTIKEFAEEVVEPGAYERDKTKQFPAEIFQQLGEMGMLGLPFSEEYGGSGADTISFAIVTEELSKACGSTGITYSAHISLGGAPINMFGTEEQKRKYLSKICSGESMGAFGLTEPNAGSDAGGTLTEAVEKDGQFTINGNKCYITNASYARFLALTAITDRSEGKKEISAIIVPTDAPGFKVIDNYEKMGLNASNTTELILEDVVVPAENLLGKKGNGFRQFLMTLDGGRIGIGAMAVGIAQAAFEKALAYSKERKQFGKTLSEFQAIQFKLADMAMKIDLARTMVYKAAWLKDQGKPYTKEASFCKLFASEMCTEVTNQAIQIHGGYGYMKEYQVERYLRDAKLLEIGEGTSEVQRMVIARQIGC, from the coding sequence ATGAATTTTGAACTATCACAAGAACAGCGCATGATTCAGAAAACCATTAAAGAATTTGCAGAAGAAGTTGTTGAACCAGGAGCTTATGAAAGAGATAAAACAAAGCAATTTCCAGCAGAAATTTTTCAGCAGCTTGGTGAAATGGGAATGCTTGGTCTGCCATTTTCAGAAGAATACGGCGGAAGCGGCGCAGATACGATCAGTTTCGCGATTGTTACGGAAGAACTAAGTAAAGCATGCGGTTCAACCGGCATTACATATTCAGCCCACATTTCATTAGGCGGAGCTCCGATTAATATGTTTGGTACAGAAGAGCAAAAAAGAAAGTATCTTTCAAAAATTTGCTCGGGAGAATCAATGGGTGCTTTTGGACTGACTGAGCCGAATGCAGGATCGGATGCAGGGGGCACCCTGACCGAAGCTGTAGAGAAGGATGGGCAGTTTACCATAAATGGAAATAAATGTTACATTACGAATGCATCTTATGCAAGGTTTCTGGCTCTGACGGCTATCACGGATCGCTCAGAAGGAAAAAAAGAGATAAGCGCCATTATTGTCCCAACTGATGCACCAGGGTTCAAAGTAATAGACAATTATGAAAAGATGGGACTGAATGCATCTAATACAACTGAATTGATTTTAGAAGATGTTGTCGTTCCAGCAGAGAATCTTCTTGGTAAAAAGGGGAATGGCTTCAGACAGTTCCTCATGACATTAGACGGAGGAAGAATAGGAATTGGTGCTATGGCAGTCGGAATAGCACAGGCAGCTTTTGAAAAAGCATTAGCTTACTCAAAAGAAAGAAAACAATTCGGAAAAACACTAAGTGAGTTCCAGGCTATTCAATTCAAGCTTGCAGATATGGCAATGAAAATCGATTTGGCACGTACAATGGTTTATAAAGCTGCCTGGTTAAAGGATCAGGGAAAGCCATATACGAAAGAAGCCTCTTTTTGCAAGCTGTTTGCATCCGAAATGTGTACAGAAGTGACAAATCAGGCCATTCAAATTCACGGCGGCTATGGCTATATGAAAGAATATCAAGTTGAACGATATCTGCGTGATGCTAAATTGCTTGAAATCGGCGAAGGCACAAGTGAAGTTCAGCGGATGGTCATTGCAAGACAGATTGGCTGCTGA
- the cccA gene encoding cytochrome c550 codes for MNRNPLIPFALVAVIGIGLMFFLSIKGLGDMKEMAGEGKEEDKSEEVANASPEEIYQQSCISCHGENYEGGAGPALKGVGDRLGVDGIKETIKNGRGNMPAGLVPDEKLDEMAEWVSKVK; via the coding sequence ATGAATCGCAATCCACTTATTCCATTTGCTTTAGTTGCCGTAATCGGAATCGGCCTTATGTTTTTCCTATCTATTAAAGGGCTCGGCGATATGAAAGAAATGGCTGGAGAAGGTAAAGAGGAAGATAAATCGGAAGAAGTTGCAAACGCTTCACCAGAGGAAATCTACCAGCAAAGCTGTATTTCTTGTCATGGTGAGAATTACGAAGGCGGTGCTGGGCCTGCTCTTAAAGGAGTTGGGGACAGGCTCGGCGTTGACGGAATTAAAGAAACGATTAAAAATGGCCGGGGAAACATGCCTGCCGGTTTAGTTCCTGATGAAAAACTGGACGAGATGGCAGAATGGGTTTCTAAAGTCAAATAG